One region of Epilithonimonas zeae genomic DNA includes:
- a CDS encoding CheR family methyltransferase, producing MLEPNIVLDHEVEHLIKDVHEVYGYDFSLYSRASFKRRVNRICLIDKFTSFAELRYKIVNDPGYLKHFIEEITVNVTEMFRDPHFFKALREKVLPQLGTYPLIRIWVAGCSTGEEAYSVAILLKEAGLYNKSLIYATDINPSVLETASSGVFPINQMKIYSENYILSGGKKDFSDYYTANYDSAKFDKNLKEKMILSTHNLVSDSSFNSFQLIICRNVLIYFDKRLQERVFHLFDDSLENLGYLALGTKETLRFSHLQKRYQQLDDQKIWKKADHN from the coding sequence ATGTTAGAACCCAATATTGTCTTAGATCACGAAGTAGAGCACCTTATCAAAGATGTTCATGAGGTTTATGGTTATGATTTTTCACTTTACAGCAGAGCCTCTTTTAAACGAAGAGTCAACCGAATTTGTCTGATAGATAAGTTCACGAGTTTTGCTGAATTGCGGTATAAAATCGTTAATGATCCGGGTTATTTGAAACATTTCATAGAAGAAATCACTGTCAATGTCACCGAGATGTTTAGAGATCCCCATTTCTTCAAAGCTCTGAGAGAAAAAGTTTTACCACAGCTGGGGACTTATCCGCTGATAAGAATTTGGGTAGCAGGATGTTCTACAGGAGAAGAAGCTTATTCGGTCGCGATTTTATTGAAAGAAGCAGGTCTTTATAACAAGTCTTTGATTTATGCTACAGATATTAATCCGTCGGTTTTAGAGACAGCAAGTTCAGGTGTGTTTCCGATTAATCAGATGAAGATTTATTCTGAAAATTATATACTTTCCGGTGGAAAAAAAGATTTTTCAGATTATTATACAGCCAATTATGACAGTGCAAAATTTGATAAAAATCTGAAAGAAAAGATGATACTATCAACGCATAATTTAGTTTCAGATAGTTCTTTCAATAGTTTTCAATTGATTATTTGTCGTAATGTTTTGATCTATTTTGATAAGCGACTACAAGAAAGAGTTTTCCATCTTTTTGATGATAGTTTGGAGAATCTTGGTTATCTGGCGTTGGGTACGAAGGAAACGTTGAGATTTTCTCATCTTCAAAAGCGATATCAGCAGTTGGATGATCAGAAGATTTGGAAAAAAGCAGATCACAATTAA
- a CDS encoding chemotaxis protein CheB, whose amino-acid sequence METELVIIGGSAGSLQVIIELIRNLDTDLNFSIVLVVHRKAQSVSILPSLLQQYSKIEVIEIEDKTEIEINKIYIAPADYHMLFDDKTNVSLDRSEKLHFSRPSIDIAFSSAAEVFGDKLLAVLLSGANSDGVEGLQQIKKNGGKIWIQNPDTAQVDYMPRQAVERVRFNQLITSENLPIQLNELNKNNKI is encoded by the coding sequence ATGGAAACAGAATTAGTGATTATAGGAGGATCAGCCGGCAGTTTGCAAGTGATAATAGAACTCATAAGAAATCTGGATACGGATTTGAATTTTTCTATCGTATTGGTTGTTCATCGCAAAGCACAATCTGTAAGTATTTTACCATCATTATTACAACAATATTCTAAGATAGAAGTCATAGAAATAGAAGATAAAACAGAAATAGAAATCAATAAAATTTACATTGCTCCGGCCGATTACCATATGTTGTTTGATGACAAAACAAATGTTTCACTGGACAGATCAGAGAAGCTGCATTTTTCCCGCCCGTCAATTGATATAGCTTTCAGTTCTGCTGCAGAAGTATTTGGTGACAAATTGTTAGCTGTTCTTTTGTCGGGAGCCAATTCTGATGGCGTCGAAGGTTTACAGCAAATCAAAAAGAATGGAGGTAAAATATGGATACAAAATCCTGATACAGCGCAAGTAGATTATATGCCAAGACAAGCTGTGGAACGAGTAAGATTTAATCAATTGATAACTTCTGAAAATCTTCCAATCCAACTTAATGAACTAAATAAAAATAATAAAATATAG
- a CDS encoding response regulator produces MNKKVLIVDDDPRNIFALKLTLKARHYTTETAATGQEAIDILKKDSNITIVLMDMMMPDMDGYQAMKIIRKTPAIKDKTIIAVTAQAMAQDREKCLEAGADDYIIKPINVDQLLIAIEKKS; encoded by the coding sequence ATGAATAAAAAAGTTCTGATAGTGGATGATGATCCACGAAATATTTTTGCTTTAAAACTGACTTTGAAAGCCAGACATTATACCACTGAAACTGCAGCAACGGGTCAAGAAGCAATTGATATCTTAAAAAAAGACAGTAATATCACTATTGTTTTGATGGATATGATGATGCCTGATATGGATGGGTATCAGGCAATGAAAATCATTCGTAAAACGCCTGCGATAAAAGATAAAACTATTATTGCTGTAACAGCACAAGCAATGGCGCAAGACCGTGAGAAATGTTTGGAAGCCGGAGCAGACGATTATATTATCAAACCGATTAATGTGGATCAGTTATTGATTGCCATAGAAAAAAAGTCATAA
- a CDS encoding response regulator, translating to MNKKKILIFDDDTTLLELISIIFEDGGYEVDISQTSHNILEKVSEFHPDIILMDNWIPNIGGIEATKLLKSQEEFKHIPVIYVTANNDIEALATSAQADDFVAKPFDLEDLEQKVAKYLN from the coding sequence ATGAACAAGAAAAAAATATTAATCTTTGATGATGATACCACACTTCTGGAACTGATTTCTATTATTTTTGAAGATGGTGGTTACGAAGTCGATATATCGCAAACTTCGCATAATATTCTCGAAAAAGTGTCGGAGTTTCATCCGGATATTATTCTGATGGATAACTGGATCCCGAACATTGGAGGGATAGAAGCGACAAAACTTTTGAAAAGTCAGGAAGAATTTAAACACATTCCGGTAATTTACGTCACAGCCAATAATGATATTGAAGCTTTGGCAACAAGTGCTCAGGCAGATGATTTTGTAGCTAAACCTTTTGATCTGGAAGATTTGGAACAGAAAGTTGCTAAATATTTGAATTAA